From one Acinonyx jubatus isolate Ajub_Pintada_27869175 chromosome B1, VMU_Ajub_asm_v1.0, whole genome shotgun sequence genomic stretch:
- the SARAF gene encoding store-operated calcium entry-associated regulatory factor isoform X1, whose translation MAAAGGPEATGRSLLLSFLLLLLITGPALAWNDPDRILLRDVKALTLHHDRYTTSRRLDPIPQLKCVGGTAGCDSYTPKVIQCQNKGWDGYDVQWECKTDLDIAYKFGKTVVSCEGYESSEDQYVLRGSCGLEYNLDYTELGLKKLRESGKNYGFNSFSDYYNKLYSSDSCGISGLITVIVLLAIAFGVYKLFLSDGQDSPPPYSEYPPYSHRYQRFTNSAGPPPAGFKSDFTGPPGATSGFGSAFTGQQGYDSSGPGFWTGLGTGGILGYLFGSNRAATPFSDSWYYPSPPPSSSSMWNSRAYSPLRGASGSYSAYASSETRTRTASGYGGTRRR comes from the exons ACAGAATATTATTGCGGGATGTAAAAGCTCTTACCCTCCACCACGACCGCTATACCACTTCCCGTAGGCTGGATCCGATCCCACAGTTGAAATGTGTTGGAGGCACAGCTGGATGTGATTCTTATACCCCAAAAGTCATACAATGTCAGAACAAAGGTTGGGATGGTTATGATGTACag TGGGAATGTAAGACTGATTTAGATATTGCGTATAAATTTGGAAAAACTGTAGTGAGCTGTGAAGGCTATGAATCCTCTGAAGACCAATATGTACTAAGAGGTTCCTGTGGCTTGGAGTATAATTTAGATTACACAGAACTTGGCCTGAAGAAACTGAGAGAGTCTGGAAAAAACTATGGCTTTAACTCTTTCTCTGATTATTATAACAAGCTGTATTCCTCAGATTCCTGTGGCATCAGTGGATTGATTACCGTCATAGTACTACTTGCTATTGCTTTTGGAGTTTATAAATTGTTCCTTAGTGATGGTCAAGATTCTCCTCCCCCATATTCTGAGTATCCTCCGTATTCCCATCGTTACCAGAGATTCACCAACTCTGCAGGACCCCCTCCCGCAGGCTTTAAGTCTGACTTCACAG gacCACCTGGTGCAACTTCTGGTTTTGGCAGTGCTTTCACAGGACAACAAGGATATGACAGTTCAGGACCTGGGTTCTGGACTGGCTTGGGAACTGGAGGAATACTAGGATATTTGTTTGGCAGCAATCG AGCAGCCACACCCTTTTCTGACTCGTGGTATtacccatctcctcctccttcgTCCTCCAGCATGTGGAATAGCCGTGCCTACTCGCCACTTCGTGGAGCCTCGGGTAGCTATTCGGCATATGCAAGCTCAGAGACGAGAACCAGAACAGCATCAG GATATGGTGGTACCAGAAGAcgataa